CCTCCTACCCGTTGGGTAGTTGCTGGCACAGAgtaaaacaaccaaccaaccctaTATCCTACCCGTTGGAGGGTATACTGTTCTCTGTACAAAGCTAAATGAATAAAATCTAGCATCAACGAATCTTTTCGTCGAAGGGTggtgagggagatatgaagtggggaggggagatGCATGTGAGGGTGaatggaaaaaagttttaactAAACCTTGGAAACTGAAAGCATGTGACTTTGCTGCCCTGAAAATATCGATCGTAAAAGACGGGATCTGCGCCTAACTAACCTGCTCACGACACAGGACTGaatcttgtgtgtatgtgtgctatttgttcactttacacACCACACTTGAACTGTAACCGTTGCTGCTGACGCCgaacaaaagattaaaatgGGATAAGCATATGGATTTGATGAAACATCCATGCAGTGTCTAATCACACCCTTTCACTTTGAAGCTACATATAATGGCCATGCAGTCACACCTTCAAAGTGGTCAGCAGTGTTGCACATTGTGCTTGCAAGCAGTTGCGCCAGACAAACAACGTACAGCATCTCTATCGAACTAGCCAGCATTGCAGACGCCCTGCAAGACCAGGGCGCAGACATTATGGCAGGTGAATTGTGGGAAAAGCAGCGCGAGCGGCAAAGTTGTGACCGAGTTTTCCCCGCCCCCATTTTGTTCCTAGCTGTTCCGTTTACCGTACTTGATTGACCGATACGATTGCATTGTTTTTACGTTCAACTAGTAAAACATATGTGATATTAACTTTTGATAATATAACTAAATGCTTATATTTCTAGTACTTTATAATATATTAAGTCACATTGTTTACTGTCATATCTATAGAAGTACCAtacatattgttttaaaaaaaaaatgtgacgcTGTTGAAGTCAGCACGTACCGGTATAGATATCAGGACATTAATTCTTTACTATCAAAAGTACTTTATTTTTgagacaaaatttaaaattgcAATAGCAGACAGTGCACATTCTCAGTCTCAACCCTGTTAGATGAGAAATGTGCAGAAAGCTTTCGTCTGACTAAAACAGAAAATCGGTGGCAACTGTACCAAACTTGCGCTGACCTTTGCACTCAACTTTCAACCTTCAAGTTGAGTGGCAGCTACAGAGAGCTAGCCAACCAAACCGAGGAGGTGTGGCTAGGCCGCCCAACTAGAATACGTTCTGCTGATCATGTGGCCGTGTTGACGTTGCGCGAAAGCTCCGCCTTTGCCAGCACCAAAACAAACCGGCGCAGTTCGCcggcatttgtttacatccaGTGGTACTGCTGCGGACGTCAGCGATTGCTGTTGCATACCTGCGCATTTGGAAAATTGGGGAAAGACGCCAActttaattttcattgtaattGTTACCTTGATCTCATGATCACTTAATAGTTATGTCTGGGACAAAACGATTGGCAAAGCGATCTATCGTTGGGACTCGAGTGAGTGCCTTGTGGCAAGATGGCCGGTTTTACCCTGGCGTTATTCGTGCCCAAGTGGCCGAAGAAACAACTCTCTCTTCAGCCACATACACTATCCATTTTGACGACGGGTTCGAAGCAGATGTGCCGACTTCACATGTGATCGGTCCTGGATTTCAAACAGGACCCTTAGTTCGTCTAAAAAAAGCACAAAGGGTCTATGTCACGATGAACGGTCGAGAAGTGTCCGGCTTAGTGGTGTATCATAACCGAGAGTCGGACGAGGTGATAATCACTGTCAAACACGGCAACACAGAAGATGTCAACATCTGCCGCAGGCTTGAAGACGTTCGTCTGATGGAAAGTCGAAAATCTGCCAGGCTTGTTGATCAGGACACAGACTATTCAAAGCTGGCCGATTTACAGCTCAGCGAACCCAAACGCCGGGCTGTTTCCCACAATATTGACGTTCCAGCACAGGCTTTCAAACAGCAGTAAGTGTGGTTTTACggcttttttttcctcttttaacTCGTGTGaacactctctttctctatatGTTACAGTCTTACTGCCTTTGTTAACGTGCTTACGCCACTTCAATGCCCTTCGTTTACAATGTTTTGCGCAAAGCAGGCGGTCCGGTAAAGCGGACACAAAAGTAGGTCAAGTCACAGGCCCCAGCTGATTCTTGCGTAACTTAGCCGGCACCAAACGCGGCTTGCCGCAGTCATTAAAAGAAGTGTTTTCTTCCACGTTTagtcaaaatattatttgatcCCTAGGGAACGGGTATTTTAATCGCAAAATGCTGTGCTTAATACCCTTATCTACGCGGTGGGCTGCGCACTTTATGGGCGTTTACAAGTGACTGCACTGGACTTTCACGGCAGCCGGTGGTTCGAGGCCCAGCAACAAAGAACCGAGCCGTGATGACGTTAGCATTTTCTTTAGCGAGCGGGACTTTtcgcaatgtgtgtgtgcgtgactgAAGAGttgaatattatttacttttaactGTTGAAACAGGATATGATCATTTATGATAGTTTAGCTTTTGCTGAAATGATGTGCGTGATGGTGGGGCGGCCTGTTTAACGAGCGTGCATATGTTTGTCCCTGATACTTTGCGACAGGCGCCAAAGACGGCACCGCGATAGCTCAGGGGACACAGAAGGGTCGAGCGAGCACGGCGGAAACTTCGACGATGTTGAAATGATGGACGAAACCATTGCTGCCATGGTGCTCACCTCATTGTCTGTCAGTCCCAAGTCGCCAACGTTCCCCAGCAATTACAGAGGTACCTGAGCTGTCTTCTCTTGCGCCGGCTCTTACACCATTTAGAAACCTATACTTTTTCATGGCCCATGTTTATGCCGGCGAAAAGTTATTATCTCAGATACAGACATTATCATCACGTAAAAAGTTATCAGAAATGTTTATGGAACCAAAGTCTGAAAAAAGATATGCCTTTGCCATATGATAGGTTAACATTCATATCCCAAACAACAATGTAGACAACAACATCCAAAGCTACTTTTTTCATCAGGTGATCAGCAGCTGGAATCATCTCAAGAACTTCAAGCCTGCATCTCTAGTAGTGTAGCAAGTAGTGGTTTCTACAGTGGTCATTCAGAAAGAGATGACCCTTCCCCACCACATATGGGTGGCAGTGCTCCAGCCTCCTTTGAATTTCAGGTTCGGTCAGATGCTGTGCTTGACACAGACAGCACAAGCCTGCTTGACTCCAACATTAGTGGCAAGGTAGGttcatatatatgtgtgcgtgttggtggtggtggtggtggggggggggggcacatGTGGGGAGAAAGACTTGAGGGGCAATCGAGggagactatatatatatagagtggTGTTTTAATGTAAGCTTTATGTTCATCTTTGTTTCTGCCTTTCATacattaaggaaaaaaaaagagagagaaatggttCACATATgttgtcataaaaatattgaaacaacCACACATGTGTTTAACAATTCACATGGTACAGGTGATGAAAGACTTCACGCCATGCTTTTTTGTACCTTTAATTAACCCCCTCTCCTAACACCTCCATGCCGAGCTGGAT
This window of the Pomacea canaliculata isolate SZHN2017 linkage group LG4, ASM307304v1, whole genome shotgun sequence genome carries:
- the LOC112562100 gene encoding zinc finger protein 704-like, producing the protein MSGTKRLAKRSIVGTRVSALWQDGRFYPGVIRAQVAEETTLSSATYTIHFDDGFEADVPTSHVIGPGFQTGPLVRLKKAQRVYVTMNGREVSGLVVYHNRESDEVIITVKHGNTEDVNICRRLEDVRLMESRKSARLVDQDTDYSKLADLQLSEPKRRAVSHNIDVPAQAFKQQRQRRHRDSSGDTEGSSEHGGNFDDVEMMDETIAAMVLTSLSVSPKSPTFPSNYRGDQQLESSQELQACISSSVASSGFYSGHSERDDPSPPHMGGSAPASFEFQVRSDAVLDTDSTSLLDSNISGKEEEKVKYRCTWRGCATMCLSTNDIERHIRRTHFDRDSDEELSAAEEEFYYTEVEDDMDSVTHSFAHMYTSTPPSLPSEKLEMAQTFDHDYQRKEEQQKIHQQASSVPSAGSSGFLGTSASLPITIPDGQIKRSLSWQIQSPIPGNLVSPPQRSTPRLTPQERLQQHQAQSPKSHMLLSPLKTAGTHRKPRSEVRKCRKVYGMENRDQWCTQCKWKKACTRFLD